A window of the Juglans microcarpa x Juglans regia isolate MS1-56 chromosome 5D, Jm3101_v1.0, whole genome shotgun sequence genome harbors these coding sequences:
- the LOC121266531 gene encoding LOB domain-containing protein 4-like — protein MKESGRKAGAPSPCAACKLLRRRCAQDCVFAPYFPADEPQKFANVHKVFGASNVNKMLQELPVHQRGDAVSSMVYEANARLRDPVYGCVGAISSLQQQIDALQTQLALAQAEVVHLRLRQTASFSPHGFHPGSPSGSGSPSSRLMGSHVKPIFDMDHMVVDQASLGESMWSC, from the exons ATGAAGGAGAGTGGCAGGAAAGCAGGTGCCCCTTCACCCTGCGCAGCATGCAAACTGCTCAGGAGAAGGTGCGCTCAGGATTGTGTTTTTGCTCCTTATTTTCCAGCAGATGAGCCCCAGAAGTTTGCAAATGTCCACAAGGTGTTTGGTGCCAGCAATGTCAACAAGATGTTACAG GAATTGCCAGTGCATCAGCGAGGTGATGCTGTCAGTAGCATGGTTTATGAAGCAAATGCAAGGCTGCGTGACCCTGTGTATGGCTGCGTTGGGGCCATATCCTCTCTGCAGCAGCAGATTGATGCGCTGCAGACCCAACTGGCACTGGCTCAGGCTGAGGTGGTGCACCTCCGTCTGCGGCAGACCGCATCATTCTCCCCCCATGGGTTCCACCCCGGTAGCCCAAGCGGTAGCGGCTCACCCTCATCTAGGCTCATGGGTTCACATGTCAAGCCCATCTTTGACATGGATCATATGGTGGTGGATCAGGCCAGCTTGGGAGAGTCAATGTGGTCATGCTAG